A genomic region of Oryza glaberrima chromosome 1, OglaRS2, whole genome shotgun sequence contains the following coding sequences:
- the LOC127754107 gene encoding proline-rich receptor-like protein kinase PERK1, whose product MSSPSPPPPANQTATPPPANQTAAPPPASNNSSSPPAPGSLSPPSLTPPAAPSPPSTTPSSPAAAASSSGLTTPVVVGIVVGGLVVLLLVTILLVCLFKKKKRHHHHPPPPPPPPHLLHYYGHPPPPPPPPPPFKGDHYGGVYQNWQQNGPPPPPDHVLKKVPSHPSPPPPPAPLNVHSGGSGSNYSGGDNSQPLVSPGAALGFSRCTFTYEDLSAATDGFSDANLLGQGGFGYVHKGVLPNGTEVAVKQLRDGSGQGEREFQAEVEIISRVHHKHLVTLVGYCISGGKRLLVYEYVPNNTLELHLHGRGRPTMEWPTRLRIALGAAKGLAYLHEDCHPKIIHRDIKSANILLDARFEAKVADFGLAKLTSDNNTHVSTRVMGTFGYLAPEYASSGQLTEKSDVFSFGVMLLELITGRRPVRSNQSQMDDSLVDWARPLMMRASDDGNYDALVDPRLGQEYNGNEMARMIACAAACVRHSARRRPRMSQVVRALEGDVSLDDLNEGVRPGHSRFLGSYNSNEYDTGHYNEDLKKFRKMAFGSGNLESSQQTQPTEFVPNRSVSMGDARQTPETEMEMGSLKKDGDSNGTRDSQAS is encoded by the exons atgtcgtcgccgtcgccgccgccgccggctaaCCAGACGGCGACACCGCCTCCGGCTAACCAGACGGCGGCGCCACCTCCGGCGAGCAACAActcatcgtcgccgccggcgccgggctcTTTGTCTCCGCCCTCGCTGACGCCTCCCGcagcgccgtcgcctccgtcgaccacgccctcctcgccggcggcggcggcgtcgagctcgGGGCTGACGACGCCCGTGGTGGTGGGGATCGTGGTGGGCGGCCTCGTCGTGCTGCTGCTCGTCACCATCCTGCTCGTCTGCctgttcaagaagaagaagcggcaccaccaccacccccctcctccgccgccgccgccgcacctcctgCACTACTacggccacccgccgccgccgccgccgcccccgccgccgttcAAAG GGGATCACTATGGTGGGGTGTACCAAAATTGGCAGCAAAATggtcctccacctccacctgaTCATGTGCTGAAGAAGGTGCCTTCGCATCCttcccctccaccacctcctgctCCACTAAATGTACACAGTGGTGGTTCTGGTTCAAATTACTCCGGTGGCGACAACAGCCAACCTCTAGTGTCACCTGGTGCTGCATTGGGTTTTTCAAGGTGTACTTTCACTTATGAGGACTTGTCAGCGGCGACCGATGGATTCTCCGATGCTAATCTGCTCGGACAGGGCGGTTTTGGGTATGTTCACAAAGGAGTTCTGCCGAATGGGACAGAGGTTGCTGTGAAGCAATTGAGAGATGGGAGTGGGCAGGGAGAGCGTGAATTTCAGGCGGAGGTTGAGATTATCAGCCGGGTACATCACAAGCATCTTGTAACATTGGTTGGTTATTGCATTTCTGGAGGGAAGAGGTTGCTTGTCTATGAGTATGTTCCAAACAACACATTGGAGCTCCACTTGCATG GGAGAGGCCGACCAACCATGGAATGGCCTACAAGATTACGCATTGCTTTGGGTGCTGCGAAGGGATTGGCATATCTTCATGAAGATT GCCATCCTAAGATCATTCACCGTGACATAAAGTCAGCAAATATTCTTCTTGACGCGAGATTTGAGGCAAAG GTGGCAGATTTCGGACTTGCAAAATTGACTTCTGATAATAACACTCATGTTTCAACCAGAGTAATGGGCACATTTGG GTACCTTGCACCAGAGTATGCGTCTTCTGGCCAGCTAACTGAGAAATCAGATGTCTTTTCTTTCGGAGTAATGCTTCTTGAGCTAATAACTGGCCGCCGTCCTGTGAGATCGAACCAATCACAGATGGATGACAGCTTGGTTGATTGG GCAAGGCCTTTAATGATGCGAGCATCAGATGATGGTAATTATGATGCTTTAGTGGATCCACGGCTAGGACAGGAGTACAATGGTAACGAGATGGCGAGGATGATTGCTTGTGCAGCTGCTTGTGTACGCCATTCTGCACGCCGACGCCCACGGATGAGCCAG GTTGTTCGGGCCTTGGAAGGCGATGTGTCATTGGATGATCTGAACGAAGGTGTTCGTCCTGGCCATAGCCGATTCTTGGGATCATACAACAGCAACGAGTACGACACGGGCCATTACAATGAAGACCTGAAGAAATTCAGGAAGATGGCATTTGGCAGTGGCAATCTAGAGAGCAGCCAGCAAACGCAGCCCACCGAGTTCGTCCCGAATCGATCCGTATCAATGGGGGATGCGCGTCAAACACCGGAGACGGAGATGGAGATGGGGAGTTTGAAGAAAGATGGCGACAGCAATGGCACCAGAGACAGCCAAGCTTCATGA
- the LOC127782646 gene encoding ras-related protein Rab7 has translation MASRRRMLLKVIILGDSGVGKTSLMNQYVNKKFSNQYKATIGADFLTKEVQIDDRLFTLQIWDTAGQERFQSLGVAFYRGADCCVLVYDVNVTKSFERLNSWREEFLIQASPSDPENFPFVVLGNKIDVDGGNSRTVSEKKAKAWCASKGNIPYFETSAKEGFNVEAAFECIARNAIKNEPEEEIYLPDTIDVGGAGRQQRSSGCEC, from the exons ATGGCGTCGCGCAGGCGAATGCTCCTCAAGGTCATCATCCTCGGTGACAGCGG GGTCGGGAAGACGTCTCTGATGAACCA GTACGTGAACAAGAAGTTCAGCAATCAGTACAAAGCGACGATCGGCGCGGATTTCCTGACCAAGGAGGTGCAGATCGACGACCGGCTCTTCACATTGCAG ATTTGGGACACAGCGGGACAGGAGCGATTTCAGAGTCTTGGTGTGGCATTTTACCGGGGAGCTGACTGCTGTGTTCTTGTATATGATGTCAATGTTACCAAGTCATTTGAAAGGCTCAACAGCTGGCGTGAGGAATTCCTAATTCAA GCTAGCCCATCAGATCCAGAGAATTTCCCTTTTGTTGTACTTGGAAACAAAATTGATGTTGATGGTGGTAATAGCCGGACT gtttcTGAGAAGAAAGCTAAAGCTTGGTGTGCTTCTAAGGGGAACATCCCTTATTTTGAGACATCTGCTAAAGAAGGCTTCAACGTGGAGGCTGCTTTTGAGTGTATAGCAAGGAATGCTATCAAGAATGAACCGGAAGAGGAGAT ATATCTTCCTGATACAATTGATGTTGGAGGTGCTGGAAGGCAACAGCGCTCGTCAGGCTGTGAATGCTAG
- the LOC127782636 gene encoding cytochrome P450 71A1-like — MELSSSLAAVLHSPLFLLAALLLLPVFTLLSFSSAKKPGDGGSRRLPLPPSPRGVPFLGHLPLLGSLPHRKLRSMAEAHGPVMLLWFGRVPTVVASSAAAAQEAMRARDAAFASRARMRMAERLIYGRDMVFAPYGEFWRQARRVSVLHLLSPRRIASFRGVREQEVAALLDRVRRRCCVRGGGETVNLSDLLMSYANGVISRAAFGDGAYGLDGDEGGEKLRELFANFEALLGTATVGEFVPWLAWVDKLMGLDAKAARISAELDGLLERVIADHRERRRLSQPDGRDGDGDGDENVDHRDFVDVLLDVSEVEEGAGAGEVLLFDTVAIKAIILDMIAAATDTTFTTLEWAMAELINHPPVMRKLQCEIRAAVGVPGASGGAEVTEDHLGELRLLRAVVKETLRLHAPVPLLVPRETVEDTELLGYRVPARTRVIINVWAIGRDAAAWGDRAEEFVPERWLDGGGGGEAVEYAAQLGQDFRFVPFGAGRRGCPGAGFAAPSIELALTNLLYHFDWELPPHADGAAAATAARLDMGELFGLSMRMKTTLNLVAKPWSSDV, encoded by the exons ATGGAGCTCTCGTCGTCGCTTGCTGCCGTGTTGCActcacctctcttcctcctcgccgcgctcctgcTCCTTCCCGTGTTCACCTTGCTGAGCTTCTCGTCGGCGAAGAAGCCAGGCGatggcggcagccggcggctgCCGCTTCCTCCGTCGCCGCGGGGCGTCCCGTTTCTGGGGCACCTACCGCTTCTTGGCTCCTTGCCGCACCGGAAGCTCCGGTCGATGGCCGAGGCGCACGGGCCGGTGATGCTGCTCTGGTTCGGCCGCGTGCCCACCGTcgtggcgtcgtcggcggccgcggcgcaggAGGCCATGAGGGCCCGCGACGCGGCGTTCGCGAGCCGCGCCAGGATGCGCATGGCGGAGCGGCTCATCTATGGGCGTGACATGGTGTTCGCGCCATACGGCGAGTTCTGGCGCCAGGCGCGCCGCGTCAGCGTGCTCCACCTCCTCAGCCCGCGCCGCATCGCCTCCTTCCGCGGCGTCAGGGAGCAGGAGGTCGCCGCGCTCCTCGACCGCgtccggcgccgctgctgcgttcgcggtggcggcgagacCGTGAACCTGAGCGACCTGCTCATGTCCTACGCCAACGGCGTCATCTCGCGCGCCGCGTTCGGCGACGGCGCGTAtggcctcgacggcgacgagggcggcgagAAGCTGAGGGAGCTGTTCGCCAACTTCGAGGCGCTTCtcgggacggcgacggtgggggAGTTCGTGCCGTGGCTGGCGTGGGTGGACAAGCTGATGGGCCTCGACGCCAAGGCGGCGCGCATATCGGCGGAGCTCGACGGCTTGCTGGAGCGTGTCATCGCGGACcaccgcgagcgccgccgcctcagccaGCCGgacggccgcgacggcgacggcgacggcgatgagaACGTTGATCACCGGGACTTCGTGGACGTGCTGCTGGACGTgagcgaggtggaggagggcgccggcgccggagaagtgCTGCTGTTCGACACTGTCGCCATCAAGGCCATTATCCTG GACATGATAGCGGCCGCCACAGACACCACCTTCACGACCTTGGAATGGGCCATGGCGGAGCTCATCAACCACCCTCCCGTCATGCGCAAGCTGCAGTGCGAGATCCGTGCGGCCGTCGGCGTCCCCGgcgcctccggcggcgccgaagTCACCGAGGACCAcctcggcgagctccggctCCTCAGGGCCGTGGTCAAGGAGACGCTCCGGCTGCACGCGCCGGTGCCGCTGCTCGTGCCCCGCGAGACGGTGGAGGACACGGAGCTGCTGGGCTACCGCGTCCCGGCGCGGACGCGGGTGATCATCAACGTGTGGGCTATTGgccgcgacgcggcggcgtggggcgacCGCGCGGAGGAGTTCGTGCCGGAGCggtggctcgacggcggcggcggcggcgaggcggtggagtACGCGGCGCAGCTGGGGCAGGACTTCAGGTTCGTGCCGTTCGGCGCCGGGAGGAGGGGGTGCCCCGGCGCCGGGTTCGCCGCGCCGAGCATCGAGCTGGCGCTCACCAACCTGCTGTACCACTTCGACTGGGAGCTACCGCCACATGccgacggagcggcggcggcgacggcggcgaggctggacATGGGTGAGCTGTTTGGGCTGTCCATGCGAATGAAGACGACGCTGAATCTAGTCGCAAAGCCATGGTCTTCCGATGTTTGA
- the LOC127761269 gene encoding cytochrome P450 71A1-like gives MLNHCHWTQADRAEYTRSDMELSSLAALLHSPLLLAVLLLVFSWLIVSSTKKRPPPPCGDGGRRLPLPPSPPGVPLLGHLPLLGTLPHRKLRSMAEAHGPVMLLRLGRVPAVVASSAAAAEEVMRTRDLAFASRPRVRMAERLFYGRDMAFAPYGEFWRQARRVTVLHLLSPRRVLSLRGVREQEVAALLDRVRRRCGGGGETVNLSDLLMSYAHGVISRAAFGHGGAHGFDGDEGGEKLRKLFADFEGLLGTMTVGEFVPWLAWVDKLTGLDAKVARTSAAMDGLLERVIADHRERRRSRGQAVGDGEADADHRDFVDVMLDVSEAEEGAGAGAGGVLFDTVAIKAVILDMMAAGTDSSFTTTEWVMAELINHPRVMRKLQDEIRAVVGTSSASAAAAAAATTGGGQVTEDHLGELPFLRAVIKEMLRLHAPGPLLLPRETVEDTELLGYRVPARTRVIINAWAIGRDAAAWGDSAEEFVPERWLDGGGGGGVEYAQQLGQDSRFVPFGAGRRGCPGAGFAALSVELALANLLYHFDWELPPPAASGIMATTRLDMDELFGLSVRLKADLNLVAKPWSPGAS, from the exons ATGTTAAATCACTGTCATTGGACACAAGCGGATCGAGCCGAGTACACTCGTTCAGACATGGAGCTCTCGTCGCTTGCTGCTCTGTTGCACtcacccctcctcctcgccgtgctcCTGCTCGTCTTCTCATGGCTGATCGTCTCGTCGACCAAGAAGAGGCCTCCTCCGCCctgcggcgatggcggccggcggctgccgctgccaccgtcgccgccgggtgTCCCGCTACTCGGGCACCTCCCGCTTCTTGGCACCTTGCCGCACCGGAAGCTCCGGTCGATGGCCGAGGCGCACGGCCCGGTGATGCTGCTGCGGCTCGGCCGCGTGCCCGCCGTcgtggcgtcgtcggcggccgcggctgAGGAGGTGATGAGGACCCGGGACCTGGCGTTCGCGAGCCGGCCCAGGGTGCGCATGGCGGAGCGGCTCTTCTACGGCCGCGACATGGCGTTCGCGCCCTACGGCGAGTTCTGGCGCCAGGCGCGCCGCGTCACCGTGCTCCACCTCCTCAGCCCGCGCCGCGTCCTCTCCCTCCGCGGCGTCCGGGAGCAGGAGGTCGCCGCGCTGCTGGACCGCGTCcggcgccgctgcggcggcggcggcgagaccgtGAACCTGAGCGACCTGCTCATGTCCTACGCCCACGGCGTCATCTCCCGGGCGGCGttcggccacggcggcgcgcacgggttcgacggcgacgagggGGGAGAGAAGCTGAGGAAGCTGTTCGCCGACTTCGAGGGGCTTCTCGGGACGATGACGGTGGGGGAGTTCGTGCCATGGCTGGCGTGGGTGGACAAGCTGACGGGCCTTGACGCCAAGGTGGCGCgcacgtcggcggcgatggacggCTTGCTGGAGCGTGTCATCGCGGACcaccgcgagcggcggcgcagccgcggccaggcggtcggcgacggcgaggcggacgcTGATCACCGGGACTTCGTGGACGTGATGCTGGACGtgagcgaggcggaggagggcgccggcgccggcgccggaggagtgCTGTTCGACACTGTCGCCATCAAGGCCGTTATCCTG GACATGATGGCCGCCGGCACAGACTCCAGCTTCACCACCACGGAATGGGTCATGGCGGAGCTCATCAACCATCCACGCGTGATGCGCAAGCTGCAGGATGAGATTCGCGCGGTCGTGGGCACATCGAgtgcatccgccgccgccgccgccgccgccaccaccggcggcggccaagTCACCGAGGACCACCTCGGCGAGCTGCCCTTCCTCAGGGCCGTGATCAAGGAGATGCTCCGGCTGCACGCGCCGGGGCCGCTTCTCCTCCCCCGCGAGACGGTGGAGGACACGGAGCTGCTGGGCTACCGCGTCCCGGCGCGCACGCGGGTGATCATCAACGCGTGGGCCATCGgccgcgacgcggcggcgtggggtgaTTCCGCGGAGGAGTTCGTGCCGGAGCGGTggctcgatggcggcggcggtggcggcgtggagtACGCGCAGCAGCTGGGGCAGGACTCCAGGTTTGTGCCGTTCGGCGCCGGGAGGAGAGGCTGCCCCGGCGCCGGGTTCGCCGCGCTGAGCGTCGAGCTGGCGCTCGCCAACCTGCTGTACCACTTCGACTGGGAgttgccaccgccggcggccagCGGGATCATGGCGACGACGAGATTGGACATGGACGAGCTGTTCGGATTGTCCGTGCGTCTCAAGGCGGATCTGAATCTAGTTGCCAAGCCGTGGTCTCCTGGAgcatcttaa
- the LOC127759802 gene encoding cytochrome P450 71A1-like — MHARKRRCATMAVSLVVVVVVVIAIVVPLLYLVLLPAWKPARRDDGDGGMRRRLPPSPPWGLPLLGHLHLLGALPHRALRSLAAAHGPVLLLRLGRIPVVVVSSAAAAEEVMRTRDLEFASRPRVAMAERLLYGGRDVAFAPYGEYWRQTRRICVVHLLSARRVLSFRRVREEEAAALVARVRAAGGAVDLVEHLTAYSNTVVSRAVFGDESARGLYGDVDRGRVLRKLFDDFVELLGQEPMGELLPWLGWVDALNGMEVKVQRTFEALDGILEKVIDDHRRRRREVGRQMDDGGGGDHRDFVDVLLDVNETDMDAGVQLGTIEIKAIILDMFAAGTDTTTTVIEWAMAELITHPDAMRNAQDEIKAVVGITSHITEDHLDRLPYLKAVLKETLRLHPPLPLLVPHEPSSDAKILGYSIPARTRIVINAWTIGRDQATWGEHAEEFIPERFLESGLDYIGQDFVLVPFGAGRRGCPGVGFAVQAMEMALASLLYNFDWETRVVDRRSEFGTSSLDMSEMNGLSVRLKYGLPLIAISRFL, encoded by the exons ATGCACGCGCGCAAACGGCGGTGTGCAACCATGGCCGtctcgctcgtcgtcgtcgtcgtcgtcgtcatcgccatcgTCGTGCCGCTCCTGTACCTCGTGCTGCTTCCTGCCTGGAAGCCGGCGCGGCGGGACGACGGTGACGGTGGAATGAGGAGGAGgcttccgccgtcgccgccgtgggggCTCCCGCTGCTCGGACACCTCCACCTGCTCGGCGCCCTGCCGCACCGGGCGCTCCGgtccctcgccgcggcgcacgGCCCGGTGCTGCTGCTCCGTCTCGGGCGCATCCCCGTGGTGGTCgtgtcgtcggcggccgccgccgaggaggtgaTGCGGACGCGCGACCTGGAGTTCGCGAGCCGGCCCAGGGTCGCCATGGCCGAGCGGCTGCTCTACGGCGGCCGCGACGTCGCGTTCGCGCCCTACGGCGAGTACTGGCGCCAGACGCGCCGCATCTGCGTGGTCCACCTCCTCAGCGCGCGCCGCGTGCTGTCCTTCCGCCGcgtcagggaggaggaggccgccgcgctcgtcgcccgcgtccgcgccgcgggcggcgccgtcgaTTTGGTCGAGCACCTCACCGCCTACTCCAACACCGTCGTCTCCCGCGCCGTGTTCGGCGACGAGAGCGCGCGTGGCTTGTACGGCGACGTCGACAGGGGGCGCGTGCTGAGGAAGCTGTTCGACGACTTCGTGGAGCTACTCGGGCAAGAGCCGATGGGGGAGCTCCTGCCATGGCTCGGGTGGGTGGACGCTTTGAACGGAATGGAGGTGAAGGTGCAGCGCACATTTGAGGCGCTGGACGGCATCCTCGAGAAGGTGATCGacgaccaccgtcgccgccgccgtgaggtCGGTAGGCAgatggacgacggcggcggcggcgatcaccgGGATTTCGTGGACGTGTTGCTCGACGTCAACGAGACGGACATGGACGCTGGTGTTCAGCTCGGCACGATCGAAATCAAGGCCATTATACTG GACATGTTCGCGGCGGGCACGGACACCACAACGACAGTGATAGAATGGGCCATGGCGGAGTTGATCACCCATCCGGATGCAATGCGCAACGCACAGGACGAGATCAAGGCGGTCGTCGGCATCACCAGCCACATCACCGAGGACCACTTGGACAGGCTACCTTACCTCAAGGCTGTACTTAAGGAAACGCTCCGGCTGCACCCGCCGCTCCCACTACTTGTGCCACATGAACCGTCATCAGATGCCAAGATCCTGGGCTATAGCATCCCGGCACGCACTCGAATAGTGATCAACGCGTGGACTATCGGCCGTGACCAGGCGACATGGGGAGAGCATGCGGAGGAGTTCATACCTGAGAGATTCCTGGAGAGTGGCTTGGACTACATAGGGCAAGACTTTGTGCTAGTGCCATTTGGTGCCGGTAGGAGGGGGTGTCCTGGGGTCGGGTTCGCTGTGCAAGCCATGGAGATGGCATTGGCGAGCTTGCTGTACAATTTTGACTGGGAGACGAGAGTGGTGGATAGGAGAAGCGAGTTTGGGACTTCATCACTAGACATGAGTGAGATGAATGGGCTTTCAGTCCGTCTCAAGTACGGACTACCCCTCATTGCTATATCGCGCTTTCTTTAA